TCTAGTTAATTCATGAACCATGAAATTAATGCGTTTCAATACTTCTTTTCTAGTCACAATTCCTAAAAATTCTTGGCTTTCATTCGTAATACAAATAAAACTTTGATCCACCAAATCCCTCAATACATCTTCCATATCTGTATCAACGAAAATCGTTGGAAACTCCGTCTTCATGACATCACGAACTTTATACTTACTGAGTTGATTCATATGAATTTGCTCGACTCCAGTAATCTTTTGCAAAATCATTGCTAAAGACACTAAGCCTACAATTTGATTTTCTTTATTCAAAACAGGGATTAAAGAATATCGTACATTCGTAAGAACTAACATGGCATGCT
This Granulicatella adiacens ATCC 49175 DNA region includes the following protein-coding sequences:
- the cbpB gene encoding cyclic-di-AMP-binding protein CbpB, with the translated sequence MIHKRIQELLLENREQLFIDAENVAILQEDHTLEHAMLVLTNVRYSLIPVLNKENQIVGLVSLAMILQKITGVEQIHMNQLSKYKVRDVMKTEFPTIFVDTDMEDVLRDLVDQSFICITNESQEFLGIVTRKEVLKRINFMVHELTREFDLVEK